The following proteins are encoded in a genomic region of Mycobacterium sp. 155:
- a CDS encoding DUF3073 domain-containing protein, whose translation MGRGRAKAKQTKVARELKYSSPQTDFSQLQRELSGGPDTEDVNDDADDWASEDDWRR comes from the coding sequence ATGGGCCGCGGCCGGGCTAAGGCAAAGCAGACCAAGGTTGCACGTGAGCTCAAATACAGCTCACCGCAGACCGATTTCTCCCAGCTCCAACGTGAGCTGTCGGGTGGTCCCGATACCGAGGATGTAAACGATGACGCCGACGACTGGGCGAGCGAGGACGACTGGCGGCGCTGA
- the purF gene encoding amidophosphoribosyltransferase gives MTGQELDENEPREECGVFGVWAPGEDVAKLAYYGLYALQHRGQEAAGIAVSDGSQILVFKDLGLVSQVFDEQTLAAMPGHVAVGHCRYSTTGSTTWENAQPVFRNTAAGTGVALGHNGNLVNTAELARRAREAGLIYTRVGPAATTDSDILGALLAHGAADATLEQAALELLPTVRGAFCLTFMDENTLYAARDPHGVRPLSLGRLDRGWVVASETAALDIVGASFVRDIEPGELLAIDADGVRSTRFANPEPKGCVFEYVYLARPDSTLVGRSVHATRVDIGRRLAREHPIDADLVIGVPESGTPAAVGYAQESGIPYGQGLMKNAYVGRTFIQPSQTIRQLGIRLKLNPLREVIRGKRLIVVDDSIVRGNTQRALVRMLREAGAVEVHVRIASPPVKWPCFYGIDFATPAELIANAAPQEHEGEMLEAVRHAIGADTLGYVSLQGMIAATEQPATRLCSACFDGNYPIELPGESALGKNVIEHMLATTHARSEKIPAHASEKIPAARTGISLQADNDNASALRRP, from the coding sequence GTGACTGGTCAGGAACTCGACGAAAACGAACCGCGCGAGGAGTGTGGCGTATTCGGGGTGTGGGCCCCTGGCGAGGACGTCGCCAAGCTCGCCTACTACGGCCTGTACGCACTGCAACACCGTGGCCAGGAAGCCGCGGGCATCGCGGTTTCCGATGGCTCGCAGATCCTGGTGTTCAAGGATCTCGGCCTGGTCAGCCAGGTGTTCGACGAGCAGACCCTGGCCGCGATGCCGGGCCATGTCGCCGTCGGCCACTGTCGCTATTCGACGACCGGTTCCACCACGTGGGAGAACGCCCAACCCGTCTTCCGTAACACCGCGGCCGGCACCGGGGTGGCGCTCGGACACAACGGCAACCTGGTGAACACCGCCGAACTCGCCCGGCGGGCGCGCGAAGCAGGCCTCATCTACACCAGGGTTGGCCCCGCGGCCACGACGGATTCAGACATCCTAGGTGCGTTGTTGGCCCATGGCGCTGCCGACGCCACCCTGGAGCAGGCCGCGCTTGAGCTGCTGCCGACGGTGCGCGGCGCCTTCTGCCTGACCTTCATGGACGAGAACACCCTCTACGCCGCCCGCGACCCGCACGGGGTGCGGCCGTTGTCGCTGGGCCGACTCGACCGCGGCTGGGTGGTCGCGTCCGAGACCGCGGCCCTCGACATCGTCGGTGCGTCGTTCGTTCGTGACATCGAGCCAGGTGAATTGCTGGCCATCGACGCCGACGGAGTCCGTTCCACCCGCTTCGCGAACCCGGAGCCCAAGGGCTGCGTCTTCGAATACGTCTACCTCGCTCGCCCGGACAGCACGCTGGTCGGCCGCTCGGTGCATGCGACCCGCGTCGATATCGGCCGACGGTTGGCCCGTGAGCACCCGATCGATGCCGACCTGGTGATCGGGGTACCGGAGTCGGGCACCCCGGCAGCGGTGGGGTACGCCCAGGAATCGGGCATTCCCTACGGTCAGGGATTGATGAAGAACGCCTATGTGGGCCGTACCTTCATCCAGCCCTCGCAGACCATCCGGCAGCTGGGTATCCGACTCAAGCTCAACCCGCTCAGAGAGGTGATCCGAGGCAAGCGGCTCATCGTCGTCGACGATTCGATCGTCCGTGGCAACACGCAGCGCGCCCTGGTCCGCATGCTTCGGGAAGCCGGCGCCGTCGAGGTGCACGTTCGGATCGCGTCACCGCCGGTCAAATGGCCGTGCTTTTACGGCATCGACTTCGCCACCCCGGCGGAGCTGATCGCCAACGCCGCGCCCCAGGAGCACGAGGGCGAGATGCTCGAGGCCGTTCGGCACGCCATCGGTGCCGACACCCTGGGCTACGTCTCCCTGCAGGGCATGATCGCCGCCACCGAGCAGCCGGCCACCCGGTTGTGCTCGGCCTGTTTCGACGGCAACTACCCGATTGAACTTCCCGGTGAGAGCGCGCTCGGTAAGAACGTGATCGAGCACATGTTGGCCACTACGCACGCGAGGAGCGAAAAAATCCCCGCGCACGCGAGCGAAAAAATCCCTGCGGCGCGCACCGGCATCTCGCTGCAGGCCGACAACGACAACGCCTCGGCATTACGTAGGCCCTGA
- a CDS encoding FABP family protein — protein sequence MTSRQDGPEPVVPGSGDRAVAAAAERAKATAVRNVPAFQDLPLPADTANVRDGVNLSDALLALLPLVGVWRGEGEGRDADGDYRFGQQIVVSHDGGDYLNWEARSWRLNEDGEYDSPGLRETGYWRFVKDPTDPTSLDETQAIELLLAHSAGYVELFYGQPLNQSSWELATDALARSRSGVLVGGAKRLYGIVEGGDLAYVEERVDADGGLVPHLSARLTRFVG from the coding sequence GTGACGTCCAGACAGGACGGTCCCGAGCCGGTCGTGCCAGGTTCGGGTGACCGCGCGGTTGCCGCGGCTGCCGAAAGAGCAAAGGCGACGGCGGTGCGTAATGTGCCGGCGTTCCAGGATCTGCCGCTGCCGGCTGATACCGCGAATGTTCGTGACGGTGTCAACCTCAGCGACGCGCTGCTCGCGCTGTTGCCACTGGTCGGCGTCTGGCGCGGCGAGGGTGAAGGTCGCGACGCCGACGGTGACTACCGCTTCGGACAACAGATCGTGGTGTCCCACGACGGCGGTGACTACCTGAACTGGGAAGCCCGGTCCTGGCGGCTGAACGAAGACGGCGAATACGACTCACCGGGTCTGCGCGAGACGGGTTACTGGCGCTTCGTGAAAGACCCGACCGATCCGACGAGCCTTGATGAGACCCAGGCCATCGAACTTCTGCTGGCGCATTCGGCCGGCTATGTGGAGTTGTTCTACGGTCAGCCGCTCAACCAGTCCTCGTGGGAGCTGGCCACCGACGCACTGGCCCGCAGCCGTTCCGGCGTGCTGGTCGGCGGCGCCAAACGGCTCTACGGCATCGTCGAGGGCGGCGATCTGGCGTATGTGGAGGAGCGCGTCGACGCCGACGGTGGCCTCGTGCCGCACCTGTCGGCCCGGTTGACCAGGTTTGTCGGCTAG
- a CDS encoding DUF1416 domain-containing protein: protein MCSAPKQGQTLPAGVDLEKETVITGRVVDGSGQAVGGAFVRLLDASYEFTAEVVASATGDFRFFAAPGTWTLRALSAAGNGDASVAPTGAGIHEVDVKVA, encoded by the coding sequence ATGTGCTCTGCACCCAAGCAAGGACAGACGTTGCCGGCCGGCGTCGACCTGGAGAAGGAAACCGTGATCACGGGCCGCGTGGTCGATGGCTCCGGCCAGGCGGTCGGCGGGGCCTTCGTGCGCTTGCTGGACGCCTCCTATGAGTTCACCGCCGAGGTGGTCGCATCGGCGACCGGTGACTTCCGTTTCTTCGCGGCGCCGGGCACCTGGACCCTGCGTGCACTGTCGGCCGCCGGCAACGGTGACGCCAGTGTCGCGCCGACCGGTGCGGGCATCCACGAGGTCGACGTAAAGGTCGCCTAG
- a CDS encoding Ms5788A family Cys-rich leader peptide, whose translation MSRIELVLTKRRAVDLCRVAGCCCCCC comes from the coding sequence GTGTCCCGCATTGAGCTTGTGCTCACCAAGCGCCGCGCAGTCGATCTGTGCCGCGTTGCGGGCTGCTGTTGTTGTTGCTGTTGA
- the purM gene encoding phosphoribosylformylglycinamidine cyclo-ligase — protein sequence MTKGAAQHGIAEQQGISYASAGVDIEAGDRAVELFKPLAAKATRPEVRGGLGGFAGLFALRGGYREPVLASSTDGVGTKLAVAQAMDKHDTVGLDLVAMVVDDLVVCGAEPLFLQDYIAVGRTVPERVSAIVSGIADGCVLAGCALLGGETAEHPGLMEPGHYDISATGVGIVEADDVLGPDRVKPGDVIIAMASSGLHSNGYSLARKVLLEIDRMNLAGHVEEFGRTLGEELLEPTRIYAKDCLALAADTQVRTFCHVTGGGLAGNLERVVPHGLTATLDRGTWTPAPVFQMIAQRGRIERAEMEKTFNMGVGMVAVVAPEDTDRALAILTARHLNCWTLGTVEKGGKDSLRAQLVGQHPRF from the coding sequence ATGACTAAAGGCGCCGCACAGCACGGCATCGCCGAGCAACAGGGCATTTCCTACGCATCGGCCGGGGTGGACATCGAAGCCGGTGACCGCGCCGTCGAGCTCTTCAAACCACTCGCCGCCAAGGCGACCCGTCCCGAGGTGCGGGGCGGCCTGGGCGGGTTCGCCGGGCTGTTCGCACTGCGCGGCGGCTACCGCGAGCCGGTACTGGCCTCGTCGACCGACGGAGTCGGCACGAAGCTGGCAGTGGCCCAAGCCATGGACAAGCACGACACCGTCGGACTGGACCTGGTCGCGATGGTGGTCGACGATCTCGTGGTGTGCGGGGCCGAGCCACTGTTCCTGCAGGACTACATCGCCGTCGGGCGTACCGTCCCGGAACGCGTCAGCGCCATCGTTTCCGGTATCGCCGACGGATGTGTGCTGGCTGGTTGTGCGCTGCTCGGCGGCGAGACGGCCGAGCATCCCGGACTGATGGAGCCCGGGCACTACGACATCTCCGCGACAGGCGTCGGCATCGTCGAGGCCGACGATGTGCTGGGACCTGATCGAGTCAAGCCGGGCGATGTGATCATCGCCATGGCCTCCAGCGGCTTGCACTCCAACGGCTACTCGCTGGCCCGCAAGGTGCTCCTGGAAATCGACCGGATGAACCTGGCGGGCCATGTCGAGGAGTTCGGTCGAACCCTCGGCGAGGAATTACTGGAGCCGACGCGCATCTACGCCAAGGACTGCCTTGCGTTGGCGGCCGATACCCAGGTCCGTACGTTCTGCCACGTCACCGGTGGTGGCCTGGCCGGCAACCTGGAACGGGTCGTCCCGCACGGGCTTACCGCGACGCTGGACCGCGGCACGTGGACGCCTGCACCGGTGTTCCAGATGATCGCCCAGCGGGGCCGCATCGAACGGGCCGAGATGGAGAAGACGTTCAACATGGGCGTCGGCATGGTGGCCGTCGTCGCGCCGGAGGACACCGACCGTGCGCTGGCCATCCTGACTGCGCGACACCTCAACTGCTGGACGCTGGGCACCGTCGAGAAGGGCGGAAAGGACAGTTTGCGCGCCCAACTCGTTGGTCAGCACCCACGCTTCTAA
- the mshD gene encoding mycothiol synthase, which yields MTVVSWRTALSDADQQQIRALIATATESDGIAPVGDQVLRELAHDRTRHLVAVDGDDLIGYLNLAPAGDGDPAMAELVVHPRNRRRGTGSELARTGLSAGGSDTRIWAHGNLEPARALASSLGLVIVRELLQMRRPLADLPPVRDPAGITIRTYRGPEDDAELLRVNNAAFSWHPEQGGWTEREIAERREESWFDPEGLFLAFDETRTRGGPKSSGRLVGFHWTKIHAGGLPGGTGLGEVYVVGVDPSAQGRGLGSVLTLTGLHHLAGALPASSQSAVMLYVEADNSAAVNTYRKLGFEVAVVDAAYGPAQRR from the coding sequence GTGACGGTGGTGAGCTGGCGCACGGCGTTGTCCGATGCCGATCAGCAGCAGATCCGCGCCCTCATCGCGACCGCGACGGAGTCCGATGGGATCGCACCGGTCGGTGACCAGGTACTGCGCGAGCTCGCCCACGACCGGACCCGTCACCTGGTTGCCGTGGACGGCGATGATCTGATCGGCTACCTCAACCTGGCGCCGGCCGGCGATGGTGATCCGGCGATGGCCGAGCTGGTGGTGCACCCGCGGAACAGACGGCGGGGGACCGGGTCGGAGCTGGCCCGTACCGGGCTGTCCGCCGGTGGATCGGACACCCGGATCTGGGCACACGGCAACCTCGAGCCCGCCCGGGCCCTCGCGTCGTCGCTCGGGTTGGTCATCGTCCGGGAACTGCTGCAGATGCGTCGCCCCCTGGCCGACCTGCCCCCGGTGCGCGACCCGGCGGGGATCACGATCCGGACGTACCGGGGTCCAGAGGACGACGCCGAGTTGCTGCGGGTCAACAACGCGGCCTTTTCCTGGCATCCCGAGCAGGGTGGCTGGACCGAGCGGGAGATCGCCGAACGCCGCGAGGAATCGTGGTTCGACCCCGAGGGCCTGTTCCTGGCGTTCGACGAGACCCGCACGCGAGGAGGCCCAAAATCATCCGGGCGGCTCGTGGGTTTCCACTGGACGAAGATCCACGCCGGCGGCCTGCCGGGTGGTACGGGTCTCGGTGAGGTCTACGTGGTGGGCGTCGATCCATCGGCGCAGGGCCGCGGACTGGGGTCCGTGTTGACTTTGACGGGGCTGCATCACCTCGCAGGGGCGCTGCCAGCCAGTTCACAGTCTGCCGTCATGCTTTACGTCGAGGCAGATAACTCCGCAGCGGTGAACACTTACCGAAAACTCGGTTTCGAGGTTGCCGTTGTCGATGCGGCCTATGGGCCCGCGCAACGCCGCTAG
- a CDS encoding DUF4395 domain-containing protein, producing MSVLYPPTGQVDVRGPRFAAWVTTGALIVTLLISGISNVTAAALLGLQAAVFAIGAISGPRRHPYGRIFATLVAPHLGPVTEREPVAPLKFAQLVGFAFAVVGTVGFALAIPSLGLTATALALMAAFLNAAFGICLGCQIYPLVTRFRRTQSPISTPA from the coding sequence ATGTCAGTTCTCTACCCCCCAACCGGTCAGGTCGATGTCCGCGGGCCCCGATTCGCCGCCTGGGTTACTACTGGCGCACTGATCGTCACATTGCTGATCTCCGGGATCAGCAATGTGACCGCGGCAGCTCTGCTCGGTCTGCAGGCAGCGGTGTTCGCCATCGGCGCTATCAGCGGTCCTCGTCGGCATCCCTACGGCCGGATCTTCGCCACGCTGGTGGCGCCGCACCTTGGGCCCGTCACCGAGCGTGAGCCGGTCGCGCCGCTGAAGTTCGCACAACTGGTCGGTTTCGCCTTCGCGGTCGTAGGCACCGTCGGCTTTGCGCTCGCTATCCCCTCGCTGGGCCTGACAGCCACTGCGCTGGCCCTGATGGCGGCGTTTCTCAACGCCGCGTTCGGCATCTGCCTGGGCTGCCAGATCTATCCGCTGGTGACCCGTTTCCGTCGCACGCAAAGTCCCATCTCAACACCCGCCTGA
- a CDS encoding sulfurtransferase: MARSDVLVSTEWAGNNLDTPGVVFVEVDENTSAYDDEGHIPGAVKLDWRDDLQDAVKRDFVDQQQFSKLLSDKGIGNDDTVVLYGGNNNWFAAYAYWYFKLYGHADVKLLDGGRKRWQLDARPLIKETPNRAATSYSAKPQDHSIRAFRDDVIAAINVKNLVDVRSPDEFSGKILAPAHLPQEQSQRPGHIPGAINVPWSKAANEDGTFKSDEDLAALYAAAGLDGEKETIAYCRIGERSSHTWFVLQELLGHQNVKNYDGSWTEYGSLVGAPIELGS, translated from the coding sequence ATGGCACGCTCCGACGTCCTGGTCTCCACCGAATGGGCCGGGAACAATCTCGATACTCCTGGCGTGGTATTCGTCGAGGTCGACGAGAACACCAGCGCTTATGACGACGAGGGCCACATCCCCGGCGCCGTCAAGCTGGACTGGAGAGACGACCTGCAGGACGCCGTCAAGCGCGACTTCGTCGACCAGCAGCAGTTCTCGAAGCTGTTGTCCGACAAGGGTATCGGCAATGACGACACCGTGGTCCTGTACGGCGGCAACAACAACTGGTTCGCGGCGTACGCCTACTGGTACTTCAAGCTGTACGGCCACGCCGACGTAAAGCTGCTCGACGGCGGCCGCAAGCGCTGGCAACTCGACGCCCGCCCGCTGATCAAAGAGACGCCTAACCGTGCTGCTACGTCGTACTCGGCCAAGCCGCAGGACCACAGCATCCGCGCCTTCCGCGACGACGTGATCGCCGCGATCAACGTCAAGAACCTGGTCGACGTGCGTTCGCCCGACGAGTTCTCCGGCAAGATCCTGGCCCCGGCGCACCTCCCGCAGGAGCAGAGCCAGCGGCCCGGGCACATCCCCGGAGCCATCAACGTTCCGTGGAGCAAGGCCGCCAACGAGGACGGCACCTTCAAGTCCGACGAAGATCTCGCCGCGCTCTACGCCGCCGCGGGCTTGGACGGCGAGAAGGAAACCATCGCCTACTGCCGGATCGGTGAGCGCTCGTCGCACACCTGGTTTGTGCTGCAGGAACTGCTGGGACACCAGAACGTCAAGAACTACGACGGCAGTTGGACGGAATACGGCTCCCTTGTGGGCGCCCCGATCGAGTTGGGAAGTTGA
- a CDS encoding folate-binding protein YgfZ, translating to MSEVQTAVPAPDGSPDAGAVWHYGDPLGEQRAAAQESVVVDRSHRAVLTLTGKDRQTWLHSISTQHVSALPDGTVTENLSLDLQGRVEDHWIQTELGGTTYLDTESWRAEPLLSYLRKMVFWADVQVEPADLAVLSLLGPALADTAVLTALGLPALPAELSAAPLADGGFVRRIPSGTIELDLVVPHDQAAAWSQRLQTAGVRPAGIWAYEAQRVAARRPRLGVDTDERTIPHEVDWIGSAVHLDKGCYRGQETVARVHNLGRPPRMLVLLQLDGSSERPATGDPVTAGGRTVGRLGTVVDHVDEGPIALALLKRGIPVDTQLITGGEVAVAAVIDPDSMPAADTTAGAGRAAVDRLRSGT from the coding sequence ATGTCAGAAGTACAGACAGCAGTGCCTGCGCCCGACGGCAGCCCCGACGCCGGTGCGGTGTGGCACTACGGCGATCCCCTCGGCGAGCAGCGGGCAGCGGCCCAGGAGTCGGTCGTGGTCGACCGGTCCCACCGGGCGGTGCTTACCCTCACCGGGAAAGACCGCCAGACTTGGCTGCACAGCATCTCCACGCAACACGTCAGTGCGCTGCCCGACGGAACCGTGACAGAAAACTTGAGCCTGGATCTGCAGGGCCGGGTCGAGGACCACTGGATTCAGACAGAGCTCGGCGGCACCACGTATCTGGATACGGAGTCCTGGCGGGCCGAACCGCTGCTGAGCTACCTGCGCAAGATGGTGTTTTGGGCCGACGTACAGGTCGAGCCCGCCGATCTGGCAGTGCTGTCCCTATTGGGCCCGGCGCTGGCCGACACTGCGGTTCTGACCGCGCTGGGCCTCCCGGCACTTCCCGCCGAGCTGTCAGCGGCGCCCTTGGCCGACGGCGGTTTCGTACGGCGCATTCCGTCCGGCACCATCGAACTGGATCTCGTGGTCCCCCACGACCAGGCCGCCGCCTGGAGCCAGCGTCTGCAGACAGCGGGGGTACGGCCGGCCGGGATCTGGGCGTACGAGGCGCAGCGGGTGGCAGCGCGTCGGCCCCGACTGGGCGTCGACACCGACGAACGCACCATCCCGCACGAGGTTGACTGGATCGGGTCCGCAGTCCACCTGGACAAGGGGTGCTACCGGGGCCAGGAGACCGTCGCGCGCGTGCACAACCTGGGCAGACCGCCGCGGATGCTGGTCCTGCTCCAGCTCGATGGGTCCTCCGAACGTCCTGCCACGGGCGACCCGGTGACCGCAGGAGGCCGCACCGTGGGCCGGCTCGGCACGGTCGTCGACCACGTCGACGAAGGCCCGATCGCGCTCGCACTGCTCAAACGCGGGATTCCGGTCGACACCCAGCTCATCACCGGTGGCGAGGTCGCGGTAGCGGCCGTCATCGACCCCGACTCCATGCCCGCGGCGGACACCACCGCAGGGGCCGGGCGGGCCGCGGTCGACCGGTTGCGCAGCGGTACGTAA
- the lmeA gene encoding mannan chain length control protein LmeA, which translates to MPVRKLVIGFVVTVVALVVAAVGVDFGAAIYAEYRLARTLRSAAALNWDPTAAILGFPFITQARRHHYNEVELRAIGVDHPVVGKASLEATMHHIDLTEASWLIRPNAPMHIGKLESRIIIDSTHVGRFMGIDDLLVEAPSRETNDSTGGTTESGISSNQGLVFTGTPRAAGIDKRVSVTVDLSIAGDDHSTLVMTATGVLTGAGTADEPVPEDKTAAVLAEFSSTITGQKLPFGIAPTSEGARGSDIIIEGIAEGVTVELNEFRQT; encoded by the coding sequence ATGCCGGTGCGGAAACTGGTGATCGGGTTCGTCGTGACCGTGGTCGCGCTCGTGGTCGCAGCAGTCGGTGTGGACTTCGGCGCCGCCATCTATGCCGAATACCGGCTGGCCCGCACGTTGCGCTCGGCGGCAGCGCTGAATTGGGACCCCACCGCTGCCATCCTCGGGTTTCCGTTCATCACCCAGGCCCGCCGACACCACTACAACGAGGTGGAGCTGCGTGCGATCGGCGTCGACCACCCCGTGGTCGGCAAGGCCTCACTGGAAGCCACCATGCACCACATCGACCTCACCGAGGCCTCCTGGCTCATCCGACCGAACGCTCCGATGCACATCGGGAAGCTGGAAAGCCGGATCATCATCGATTCCACTCATGTCGGCCGGTTCATGGGTATCGACGATCTGCTGGTCGAGGCTCCGTCCCGGGAGACCAATGACTCGACCGGCGGCACGACGGAATCAGGCATCTCCAGCAACCAGGGCCTGGTGTTCACCGGCACCCCCAGGGCCGCGGGAATCGACAAGCGCGTCAGCGTCACGGTCGACCTCAGCATTGCCGGCGACGACCACAGCACACTGGTGATGACTGCCACCGGCGTACTCACGGGAGCGGGCACCGCCGACGAGCCGGTCCCCGAGGACAAGACCGCCGCGGTGCTCGCCGAGTTCAGCAGCACCATCACCGGGCAGAAGCTGCCGTTCGGTATCGCACCCACCAGCGAGGGCGCCCGGGGCTCGGACATCATCATCGAGGGCATCGCCGAGGGAGTAACCGTCGAATTGAACGAGTTCAGGCAGACATGA
- a CDS encoding response regulator transcription factor — MDLLLLTLDSHPETVLPSLSLLAHRVRTAPTEVPSLLEAGNADVTIVDARTDLAAARGLCRLLGTTGTVPVVAVLNEGGLVAVNHEWGLDEVLLPGTGPAEIDARLRLLVGRRGGAASQENAGKISLGELVIDEGTYTARLRGRPLDLTYKEFELLKYLSQHAGRVFTRAQLLQEVWGYDFFGGTRTVDVHVRRLRAKLGPEYESLIGTVRNVGYKAVRPSRARTPAAEPPPDDGDDDADYSPPFDNGSLADRLPAK; from the coding sequence TTGGATCTGCTGCTACTTACCCTCGATTCGCATCCGGAGACCGTCCTGCCCTCCCTGTCGCTGTTGGCGCATCGCGTGCGCACGGCACCGACCGAGGTCCCCTCGCTCCTGGAGGCGGGTAACGCCGATGTGACGATCGTCGATGCGCGGACGGATCTGGCCGCCGCCCGCGGATTGTGTCGGCTGCTGGGGACCACCGGGACGGTGCCTGTGGTCGCGGTGCTCAACGAAGGCGGACTCGTCGCCGTCAACCACGAATGGGGGTTGGACGAGGTCCTGTTGCCGGGTACCGGACCGGCCGAGATCGACGCCCGGCTTCGGTTGCTGGTGGGCCGTCGCGGCGGCGCGGCCAGCCAGGAGAACGCCGGCAAGATATCCCTTGGCGAGCTGGTCATCGACGAGGGCACCTACACAGCGCGGCTGCGCGGCCGCCCGCTCGACCTCACCTATAAGGAGTTCGAGCTACTGAAGTATCTGTCGCAGCATGCCGGTCGGGTGTTCACCCGCGCCCAGCTACTGCAGGAAGTGTGGGGATACGACTTCTTCGGCGGCACTCGCACCGTCGACGTGCACGTTCGGCGACTGCGCGCCAAGCTGGGGCCCGAGTATGAGTCGTTGATCGGCACCGTGCGCAACGTCGGCTACAAGGCGGTGCGTCCCTCCCGCGCACGCACGCCGGCCGCAGAGCCCCCACCCGACGACGGTGACGATGACGCCGACTACTCACCGCCGTTCGACAACGGTTCGCTCGCCGATCGGTTGCCGGCCAAGTGA
- a CDS encoding thioredoxin family protein, whose amino-acid sequence MSTSMITVIAVLIAALGAAYVIGRLVTLRAGMLRAADEAAAALDTSDLGLSTTGPTIVHFSAVWCGPCAGVRRVVDQVCAELPAVAHVEIDMDANPEAARRLSVLSLPTTFIFDAEGHQRYRTSGVPKAADLRTALEPLLA is encoded by the coding sequence ATGAGCACTTCCATGATCACCGTGATCGCGGTCCTCATCGCTGCCCTGGGCGCGGCGTATGTGATCGGCCGGCTCGTGACGCTGCGGGCGGGAATGTTGCGGGCCGCCGACGAGGCCGCCGCGGCCCTGGACACCTCCGATCTGGGCCTGTCCACCACCGGTCCGACCATCGTGCATTTCAGCGCGGTCTGGTGCGGACCCTGCGCGGGCGTGCGCCGCGTGGTCGATCAGGTCTGCGCCGAACTGCCCGCGGTGGCCCATGTGGAGATCGATATGGACGCGAATCCGGAGGCGGCGCGGCGTCTTTCGGTGTTGTCGCTGCCGACGACGTTCATCTTCGACGCCGAAGGGCATCAGCGATATCGCACCAGCGGCGTGCCCAAGGCTGCTGACCTGCGTACGGCGCTGGAACCACTGTTGGCCTGA
- a CDS encoding aminodeoxychorismate lyase, producing the protein MASQPAVLVTLDGQLHDPDTPLLHADELAAVRGDGVFETLLVRDGRPCLLESHLARLSQSARMLDLPEPDLPAWRNAIGVGVQRWAVEHSSDQAGDGVLRLVYSRGRESGGAPTAFVTIGGLADRVAGARRDGVAAITLDRGLPLGAADMPWLVAGAKTLSYAVNMAALRHAARHGAGDAIFVSSDGYLLEGPRSTVVIATTDQSGGLLLLTPPPWYPILRGTTQQALFEVARSKGYDCDYRQLRPADLLTAQGVWLVSSITLAARVHTLDGQPLPFAPLHDELAGLVDAAIVSDR; encoded by the coding sequence ATGGCGAGTCAACCAGCAGTGCTGGTCACCCTGGACGGGCAGCTCCACGACCCCGATACGCCCCTCCTGCACGCCGACGAGCTGGCTGCGGTGCGCGGCGACGGCGTCTTCGAGACCCTCCTGGTTCGCGACGGCAGGCCATGTCTGTTGGAGTCGCACCTGGCCCGGCTCAGTCAATCCGCCCGGATGCTCGACCTGCCCGAGCCGGACCTGCCGGCCTGGCGGAACGCTATCGGCGTCGGCGTGCAGCGCTGGGCCGTCGAGCACTCGTCCGATCAGGCCGGCGACGGCGTGCTGCGCCTGGTGTACAGCCGGGGCCGGGAGAGCGGCGGGGCGCCGACGGCGTTTGTCACCATCGGAGGGTTGGCCGACCGGGTGGCCGGTGCGCGACGGGACGGGGTCGCGGCAATCACGCTGGACCGGGGACTGCCGCTCGGGGCAGCCGACATGCCGTGGCTGGTGGCCGGCGCTAAAACGTTGTCCTACGCCGTCAACATGGCCGCACTACGGCATGCTGCCCGCCACGGCGCCGGAGACGCTATTTTCGTCAGCTCGGACGGCTACCTGCTGGAAGGACCGCGTTCGACCGTGGTCATCGCGACTACCGACCAATCCGGTGGGCTGCTGTTGCTCACCCCGCCGCCGTGGTACCCGATCCTGCGCGGAACCACCCAGCAGGCGCTGTTCGAAGTGGCCCGCAGCAAGGGCTACGACTGTGACTACCGTCAGCTGCGGCCGGCGGATCTTCTTACCGCACAAGGCGTTTGGCTCGTCTCAAGCATCACGCTGGCGGCCCGGGTGCACACCCTGGACGGGCAGCCGTTACCGTTTGCGCCGCTTCACGACGAGCTGGCCGGGTTGGTGGACGCGGCCATCGTCAGTGATCGCTGA